CGACATTTTCCGGATATAACAGAGCGACCCGATTATCAAGACATTCCAGCGCGACAATAAGCCGTTGGCTTACGTCCTCTACGCCTTGTAATAATTGCTCGAGGCCAGTCGCAGGCATTGCTGCCAACAGGCGAGTAAAAAGCGCTTCCGCTACAGTATGCATTTCATGATGGCAGTCGTTTAATTCCCGGTATCCCGGCAGTCCCTTGAACCGTAAAGCCCCCTCCCCATGCAACCAATGCCCTAACGGACATTCTGTTTCCTTAGACATCACATCTGCAGCCTCCCCTGCCAAAACCGCCATATACAGACGGTCACGCCACTGATAGTGTTGGGCCTTTAGTAGCGAAAAGAGCAAGGCATCCGCTGAACGCATCAGTCCCGACGCCACTGATCCTAGTTGCAATTCTATTAATCCTGACATCCGGTACTGCTCCTGTACCAACGTCAGCAGTCGATTCCCCTGCGCTTTTTCCTTTTTATCCTCCCCATCTCGCAGGATGTTCCCCATCAGGCTGTACTGTTTGTTCTGCAACGGCGATAGCTGGCCAGCATGTTCCCGGCATTGACCTGCCGAACACAACATATGCTCTCTCAAGTTAAAACACTTCTCTGCCGTATAACGTACGTGTGCCGCCTTGCTCATCAGGCTATTACGCATATGCGCGATCATCACAGAAGTCTGCTCCGATGACAGCATCATGTCAGTTTCCTCAATAAAATCGGCGGAACAGAGCCGCCATAAATCATCATATCAGTAACCCGTCCAAAGACAGGTTACCTCTCCTCATCATTACATCCTTGCAAATCGTTACCAGACTAACCAGACAGATTCCATTCAGTATCTGCAGCTATTGAATCACCCTTTTTATAGGGTTAAGTGTTTAACTCATTTATCTCCATTATTTCTGGTTGGCCACAACAATCTCAGGTTTTCTCTGATAACAGGATCTGCATTGCCAACACGGCTGCGCTGGGGTCCCGATTTGCGGGTTCTCAAGGGCTTCTGACGCTCTTCCCTACGGGTTATGTTCACCTCATAAACCCGTGCTTCATAATGATCATTTGGCGAACCAGGCGAACGCGCCCGGCGAACTTCACATCTAACAACTTCAGGCCGATGGGTTAGATAAGAAAACTGAAAAGTGGCACGTTGAGGCGTTATCCCAAAAGCATGCGCAATATCATTACGGTTCACCCACACTCCCTGGCGCATACACCATATCGCCACCAGAATATACAGAGGCTCCTCTGCAAGGGGTTCAAGCCCTGGCGGCAAAGTGCAGCCATCATGGTTGCGCTGTGTTGTAATTTTTTGGGGTTTTCGTATCATCTGCTCTCCCTAACACACAAAATTCCTATAAATGACTACGTACTAAACAGGCAGCGGTGAAAGTAAAAATATTCAGCCACACAAGTGCCACCAGTTTTTGCATTACTTGCAAATCGCCTCATAACTTCATTATCCCTTGCCTACTCAGGTTGCCTCCAAATCTGGTGATGAAATGTTGGAAAAAAGACACACCACAGCCTCGGGCTAAATGTGAACATCACCAGTACCCAAAAATCAGTAAAGAACAGGCTGCAATAAAGTCTTATCTGTGATGGCAAACACGTTATAAACCCCTCGGCCATCAGCATAGTACTCCCCAACATGCCACCCCATAACAGCACGGCCATCCACTGAACCAGTTCTCGAAAATGCGCACGCAGAGGATAAACCAGCACCATCAGAAATGCGGGCAACCCGCAAACCAACGCTGTTATCAGTAATATCTGGTCTGGATACAACCGATGTGCTATACCCAGATCGGTAAACAATTCACCAGCCATCAGCCACCAGGGCAATAGTTGCCAGGCCAGAGCCCACCAAAACCAAAACGGTACAACTAATTCACCGTTATGATCATAGTTGCGCATATCTTTGAGCCAATGCGGTCGTATTCTATTTGCATGCATCATCGTACCTTCTGTACCACTTTTATTTCCATCTATACAACAGTCTTTGTCGTTACTTAAATTAAGGTCGCCCTAAATTATTCATCTTCATAAATACCACTATTACGGCACATAAAGTAAAATTGAAAAGAGCATTCGGCATTTTATTAGCTACACTAACGTCTGGCGAATGCGTGCTTAATTAACACCACAAAGAGTTTATGAATGGAATATAAATATAAACCATCTAAGCTTGAAACCAGATAGTTTACCTATGAGTTAATAAGAGGCTTTATTATTCCCTTGGCAGGATCCATTAGTACAATCAGCTTCCTGCATTAGTGCCTGCCAACTTACCGGACAATCTGCCCGATTAAACTGACACGGGTACATCTGGGCGATGGTTTGACTCACTATCTGCAACCGCGACAACTTCACCGATAAGTTGCCCGCCGTCACACCATACAATTCACATACCTCTTTACGCGCCATTCCGCGGACAAGTACACCTTCAAGGGCTTGTACCATCGGAATACTGCGCTGGAAGGAAACCGACATCAGCAGTCTGAAGTATGACGGATCCACTCGTCCAGGGATCAT
The Citrobacter arsenatis DNA segment above includes these coding regions:
- a CDS encoding CZB domain-containing protein, encoding MMLSSEQTSVMIAHMRNSLMSKAAHVRYTAEKCFNLREHMLCSAGQCREHAGQLSPLQNKQYSLMGNILRDGEDKKEKAQGNRLLTLVQEQYRMSGLIELQLGSVASGLMRSADALLFSLLKAQHYQWRDRLYMAVLAGEAADVMSKETECPLGHWLHGEGALRFKGLPGYRELNDCHHEMHTVAEALFTRLLAAMPATGLEQLLQGVEDVSQRLIVALECLDNRVALLYPENVG
- a CDS encoding CaiF/GrlA family transcriptional regulator, with product MIRKPQKITTQRNHDGCTLPPGLEPLAEEPLYILVAIWCMRQGVWVNRNDIAHAFGITPQRATFQFSYLTHRPEVVRCEVRRARSPGSPNDHYEARVYEVNITRREERQKPLRTRKSGPQRSRVGNADPVIRENLRLLWPTRNNGDK
- a CDS encoding DUF2919 family protein; its protein translation is MMHANRIRPHWLKDMRNYDHNGELVVPFWFWWALAWQLLPWWLMAGELFTDLGIAHRLYPDQILLITALVCGLPAFLMVLVYPLRAHFRELVQWMAVLLWGGMLGSTMLMAEGFITCLPSQIRLYCSLFFTDFWVLVMFTFSPRLWCVFFPTFHHQIWRQPE
- a CDS encoding adhesin biosynthesis transcription regulatory family protein, with the translated sequence MTVYFRPYRSTLSAGAIPGEMIPGRVDPSYFRLLMSVSFQRSIPMVQALEGVLVRGMARKEVCELYGVTAGNLSVKLSRLQIVSQTIAQMYPCQFNRADCPVSWQALMQEADCTNGSCQGNNKASY